The following proteins are co-located in the Siansivirga zeaxanthinifaciens CC-SAMT-1 genome:
- a CDS encoding rhomboid family intramembrane serine protease: MMRISETVKHLIIINVIMFIGTLTVGGGQLFYDLFAMHFPKNDTFQFWQIVTHMFMHGGFTHLLFNMLALWMFGTPVEQVLGSKRFLFIYFSAGLGAVALQVGFYYFEYLPYLNDISALGLPDALVDKVINLNILNGNFFDSKILSKEMIQVFNEYDVNYSSIDQSAFNALYNMNVITNNSTMVGASGCIMGILVAFGMMNPNAELMMIFLPIPIKAKYFIPGIIILDLISGVTGQSFFSPSNTAYMAHVGGALIGLIIMWYWKRNQFNRNRWN, encoded by the coding sequence ATGATGCGAATATCTGAAACAGTAAAACATTTAATAATTATAAACGTGATTATGTTTATAGGCACCTTAACCGTTGGTGGAGGACAATTGTTTTACGATTTATTTGCGATGCATTTCCCTAAAAACGATACGTTCCAATTTTGGCAAATTGTTACTCATATGTTTATGCATGGTGGGTTTACGCATTTGCTGTTTAATATGCTGGCGCTTTGGATGTTTGGAACACCTGTAGAACAAGTGCTTGGAAGTAAACGGTTTTTGTTTATTTATTTTTCGGCAGGTTTAGGTGCCGTAGCCTTGCAGGTTGGGTTTTATTATTTTGAATATTTACCCTATTTAAATGATATTTCTGCCTTGGGTTTACCTGATGCGTTGGTAGATAAAGTTATTAATTTAAATATTTTAAACGGTAACTTCTTTGATAGTAAGATTTTATCAAAAGAGATGATTCAGGTTTTTAACGAATACGATGTTAATTATTCATCTATAGACCAATCGGCATTTAATGCTCTTTATAACATGAATGTTATAACAAACAATAGTACCATGGTGGGTGCTTCGGGTTGTATTATGGGTATTTTAGTGGCTTTTGGCATGATGAATCCGAACGCAGAGTTAATGATGATTTTTCTACCAATTCCTATAAAAGCAAAATATTTTATACCAGGAATTATTATTTTAGATTTAATCTCAGGTGTTACTGGACAATCATTTTTTAGCCCGAGCAACACTGCTTATATGGCACATGTTGGTGGCGCTTTAATTGGATTAATAATTATGTGGTATTGGAAACGAAATCAGTTTAATAGAAATCGCTGGAATTAA
- a CDS encoding rhomboid family intramembrane serine protease — MTLLDDVKYKLARLNVLEKIIVVNVLVFVIGLLLRPYLIWFELPSNFSKFIERPWAIISYAFLHYDFIHMLFNMLWLYFIARMFLNLFSPKMAVNIYFLGAMSGGMLFMLGYGLLPGFFGSNSTLVGASAAIRALLIFICAYLPNQEVRFFTFNIKLWYIGLAIVILDVFGLFGLNAGGNLAHLGGAILGYFYAKELIKGNDIGRGFESMVSFIKSIKPSKKGPLKTVHKNKSKVGGYNKADFNEFNNQKKIDVILDKISKSGYDSLTSEEKEFLFRAGK; from the coding sequence ATGACTTTGTTAGACGATGTAAAATATAAATTGGCCAGACTTAATGTTTTAGAAAAAATCATTGTAGTTAATGTTTTGGTTTTTGTTATTGGCTTGTTACTTAGGCCTTACTTAATTTGGTTTGAATTACCCAGTAATTTCTCAAAATTTATAGAACGTCCCTGGGCTATTATTAGTTACGCGTTTTTACATTACGATTTTATACATATGCTATTTAATATGTTATGGTTGTACTTTATAGCGCGCATGTTTCTAAATCTTTTTAGTCCTAAAATGGCTGTAAATATTTATTTTTTAGGAGCCATGAGTGGTGGCATGCTTTTTATGCTGGGATATGGTTTGTTGCCTGGTTTTTTTGGATCAAATTCTACGCTGGTTGGTGCCTCGGCAGCCATTAGAGCCTTATTAATTTTTATATGTGCGTATTTGCCCAATCAAGAAGTTCGATTTTTTACATTTAATATCAAGCTTTGGTATATTGGTTTAGCTATTGTTATACTCGATGTGTTTGGGTTATTTGGACTCAATGCAGGCGGTAATTTAGCGCATCTTGGCGGCGCCATTTTAGGTTATTTTTATGCTAAAGAATTAATAAAAGGCAACGATATTGGCAGAGGTTTTGAAAGCATGGTTAGTTTTATAAAATCTATTAAACCATCAAAAAAAGGACCTCTAAAAACGGTACACAAAAATAAATCGAAGGTTGGTGGCTACAATAAAGCAGATTTTAATGAGTTTAACAACCAAAAGAAGATAGATGTTATTTTAGATAAAATTAGTAAAAGTGGTTACGATAGTTTAACTTCGGAAGAAAAGGAATTTCTTTTTAGAGCCGGTAAATAG
- a CDS encoding endonuclease/exonuclease/phosphatase family protein: MKNLSFINKLIYSANIIFALVLLFSFALPFFPPKTFSILSVLNLGVPFLVLCNVLFFLYWLFQLRKQLILSLLTLCLGYLMFGSIYKFSASKKIESPNNFKVMNFNVRLFNVYDWIPENNIESKIVDFVKTEAPDILSIQEYHPHKNVNLSFFKYKYEHVSGKKIKYGQAIFSKYRIINSGSVEFPNTPNNAIFVDIVKGKDTIRVYNVHLESLRINTRIEVLKTEDSERLLKRAGSTFKMQQLQTELFLEHKKKCKYRVIVCGDFNNTAYSYVYRKIKSDLNDAFKEAGNGFGRTYDFKFFPVRIDFIFADEAFKVNGFKSYNAHLSDHYPIMSTFALDD, from the coding sequence ATGAAAAACTTAAGCTTCATCAATAAATTAATTTATAGTGCTAATATTATTTTTGCACTGGTGCTTTTGTTTTCGTTCGCATTGCCCTTTTTTCCGCCAAAAACATTTTCAATTTTATCGGTACTCAATTTAGGAGTACCGTTTTTAGTTTTATGTAATGTGTTGTTTTTTTTATACTGGTTATTTCAACTAAGAAAACAACTTATATTGTCGCTGCTTACCTTGTGTTTGGGGTATCTCATGTTTGGGTCTATTTATAAATTTTCAGCATCCAAAAAAATTGAAAGTCCGAATAACTTTAAAGTTATGAATTTCAATGTGAGACTTTTTAATGTTTACGACTGGATTCCAGAAAATAATATTGAATCTAAAATTGTAGATTTTGTTAAAACAGAAGCCCCCGATATTTTAAGTATTCAGGAATATCATCCTCATAAAAATGTTAATTTATCTTTTTTTAAATATAAATACGAACATGTTTCTGGAAAGAAAATAAAATATGGACAGGCTATTTTTTCTAAATATCGCATTATAAATTCGGGTTCGGTTGAATTTCCAAACACACCTAATAATGCAATTTTTGTTGATATTGTTAAAGGAAAAGACACGATAAGGGTATATAATGTGCATCTTGAATCGCTTCGAATTAACACCAGAATAGAAGTTTTAAAAACTGAAGATTCCGAGCGTTTATTAAAACGTGCAGGCTCAACATTTAAAATGCAACAATTACAAACAGAACTGTTTTTAGAGCATAAAAAGAAATGTAAATACCGTGTAATTGTTTGTGGCGATTTTAATAATACAGCATATTCATACGTGTATAGAAAAATTAAAAGCGACTTAAATGATGCTTTTAAAGAGGCAGGAAATGGGTTTGGTCGTACCTACGATTTTAAGTTTTTCCCTGTTAGAATCGATTTTATTTTTGCCGATGAAGCTTTTAAAGTAAATGGTTTTAAATCGTATAACGCGCATTTATCAGACCATTATCCCATCATGTCTACCTTCGCATTAGATGATTAG
- a CDS encoding DUF6122 family protein: protein MLQTVAHYGCHILLPLAIAWIGYRSQWKMAFLIMLSGMWIDVDHLLATPIFSPNRCSINFHPLHSYFAITVYLFLLIPKKSRLVALGLVAHIIADLVDCSFMS from the coding sequence ATGTTACAAACAGTTGCGCATTACGGTTGCCACATTTTATTACCGCTAGCCATAGCATGGATAGGTTATAGATCGCAATGGAAAATGGCGTTTCTAATTATGCTATCGGGTATGTGGATTGATGTAGACCACCTTTTAGCAACTCCAATTTTTAGTCCGAATAGATGCAGTATTAATTTTCATCCGCTACACTCCTATTTCGCTATAACGGTTTATCTATTTCTTTTAATACCTAAAAAATCGCGCTTAGTAGCTTTAGGATTGGTTGCTCATATTATTGCCGATTTGGTTGATTGTTCTTTTATGAGCTAA
- a CDS encoding WbqC family protein, with amino-acid sequence MSIILHPTYFANIAHFTAIANTNEVVFEAHDNFLKQTYRNRSYIYGANGKLALNIPVIYTQKNRQKYKDVKIFNEEKWQSAHWKSLLSAYKTSPFFEYYEDDIKPLFEKKAEYIFDFNMNCFEIICECLQFEVNTSFSEAYHKDIENVSDLRQLVHAKKEPDYTFESYTQVFDEKHGFIPNLSILDLLFNEGPNALNYLENQTLSL; translated from the coding sequence ATGAGCATTATACTACATCCCACATACTTCGCCAATATTGCGCATTTTACTGCGATTGCAAATACCAACGAAGTAGTATTTGAGGCCCATGATAATTTCTTAAAACAAACCTATAGAAACAGGAGCTATATTTATGGAGCTAACGGAAAATTAGCATTAAATATTCCTGTTATTTACACTCAAAAAAACAGACAGAAATACAAAGATGTAAAGATTTTTAATGAAGAAAAATGGCAAAGTGCTCATTGGAAATCATTATTATCGGCCTATAAAACATCGCCTTTTTTTGAATATTACGAAGATGACATCAAACCTCTTTTTGAAAAAAAAGCAGAGTATATTTTCGATTTTAACATGAATTGCTTCGAGATTATTTGTGAGTGTCTGCAATTTGAAGTAAACACCTCTTTTTCTGAAGCCTATCATAAAGACATAGAAAACGTTTCAGATTTACGCCAATTAGTTCATGCTAAAAAAGAACCCGATTATACATTTGAAAGTTATACGCAGGTATTTGACGAAAAACACGGATTTATCCCTAATTTAAGCATCCTCGATTTACTTTTTAATGAAGGCCCGAATGCCTTAAATTATTTAGAAAACCAAACCTTAAGTTTATAA
- a CDS encoding four helix bundle protein, whose translation MTFEMYSFSFEKLDVLVQAEKLSKDIYAIISKFSAEEKFGITTQLRSVSISICSKIAEGSLENQLVERHKKLSNKQISASINEHYTTSHILRQYCAFYCDCKYQRSSI comes from the coding sequence ATGACGTTTGAAATGTATTCTTTTAGTTTTGAAAAATTAGACGTTTTGGTTCAAGCTGAAAAGCTTTCAAAAGATATTTACGCAATCATCAGTAAATTTTCAGCTGAGGAAAAGTTTGGAATAACGACACAATTAAGAAGCGTTTCCATTTCTATTTGTTCTAAAATTGCAGAAGGATCTTTAGAAAACCAATTAGTTGAACGCCATAAAAAACTATCAAACAAACAAATAAGTGCATCAATAAATGAGCATTATACTACATCCCACATACTTCGCCAATATTGCGCATTTTACTGCGATTGCAAATACCAACGAAGTAGTATTTGA